One genomic segment of Chryseobacterium phocaeense includes these proteins:
- a CDS encoding RagB/SusD family nutrient uptake outer membrane protein: protein MKKIFGILLCSTLVLTGCGQDYLDTDLESTINNEQLATSPAALQGLVDGIYTSLHTYGLASPGNHEDFGHKGILSGMDMMSNDMVQTASHYFVAFYSYTGRVQTSARSLFAWKVYYQQIKAANNVITAIEENGITPENKSMYGQALAIRGYGYFMLARIFGPTYVGNTSAACVPLYTKASLEGKPRATVGEVYSQITADLLKAIDNLDGFSRINKEKINKNVAQAFLAEVSLEMGNYAQAASMANLARQSFTQPTEAQWKDGFYDLDSNPDIMWGGIITSETSSFVASFFAHFDNTDPSGYAGGLGIYKSIDKRLYDIIPATDYRKSVYQASNNAAPYNVPKYANLKFRDQSVGNGGDYVYMRASEMYYIEAEALAKLGNEAQAKTLLSQITVLRDPSYTVTASGSALINEIILQKRIELWGEGCAWFDMKRLGVALTRDYAGTNHNLLVGKLNIPAGDPRFTFQIPQSEILANPDVTQNP, encoded by the coding sequence ATGAAAAAGATATTTGGTATATTATTATGTTCGACTTTAGTCCTTACAGGATGTGGTCAGGACTATTTAGATACAGATTTAGAGTCAACGATTAATAATGAACAGCTGGCAACTTCCCCTGCAGCTTTACAAGGTTTGGTTGACGGAATATATACAAGTCTTCATACTTATGGATTAGCTTCTCCGGGTAACCATGAAGATTTTGGACACAAAGGAATTCTTTCGGGAATGGATATGATGTCTAATGATATGGTACAAACAGCAAGTCATTATTTTGTTGCTTTTTATAGTTATACAGGAAGAGTACAGACATCTGCAAGATCTTTATTTGCATGGAAAGTGTATTATCAGCAAATTAAAGCTGCTAATAATGTAATTACTGCAATTGAAGAAAATGGAATTACTCCAGAAAATAAATCTATGTATGGACAGGCTTTAGCTATAAGAGGTTATGGTTATTTTATGCTAGCTAGAATCTTTGGACCTACTTATGTTGGAAATACTTCAGCAGCATGTGTTCCTCTTTATACAAAAGCCTCTCTTGAAGGAAAGCCACGTGCAACAGTTGGTGAAGTATACTCCCAAATTACTGCAGATTTATTAAAAGCTATTGATAACTTAGATGGTTTTTCAAGAATTAATAAAGAGAAAATTAATAAGAATGTTGCTCAAGCATTTTTAGCAGAGGTTTCTTTAGAAATGGGGAACTATGCTCAAGCTGCTTCAATGGCTAATCTTGCAAGACAGTCATTTACTCAGCCTACAGAAGCTCAATGGAAAGATGGATTTTATGATTTAGATTCAAATCCGGATATCATGTGGGGAGGGATAATAACATCCGAGACATCTTCTTTCGTTGCTAGTTTCTTTGCACACTTTGATAATACAGATCCATCTGGGTACGCTGGAGGATTAGGTATTTATAAGTCTATAGATAAAAGATTATATGATATTATTCCTGCTACAGATTATAGAAAATCTGTATATCAGGCATCCAATAATGCTGCACCTTATAATGTGCCAAAATATGCTAATCTTAAGTTTAGAGATCAGTCTGTTGGTAATGGCGGAGATTATGTTTATATGAGAGCTTCTGAAATGTATTATATTGAAGCTGAGGCATTGGCAAAATTAGGAAATGAGGCACAGGCGAAAACCTTATTAAGTCAAATTACTGTATTAAGAGATCCAAGTTATACGGTAACTGCTTCAGGAAGTGCTCTTATTAATGAAATTATTCTTCAAAAGAGAATTGAATTATGGGGTGAAGGTTGTGCTTGGTTTGATATGAAGAGATTAGGTGTTGCACTAACAAGAGACTACGCCGGAACGAATCATAATCTTTTAGTAGGTAAATTAAATATTCCTGCGGGAGATCCAAGATTTACTTTCCAGATTCCACAATCTGAAATACTAGCTAACCCGGATGTTACGCAAAATCCATAA
- a CDS encoding SusC/RagA family TonB-linked outer membrane protein: MNVKLRVLSAGVLFFVGAQTLSAQKKGNDTISETKEIDEVVVVAFGSQKKQSIAGSVGKIDAKELANAQSSNVMGSLSGKVGGVQITTNSGQPGDPPQVRFRGLGSLSSSNNPLYVVDGMPFGGNINSLNNNDIENITFLKDASANALYGSRGANGVVIITTKKGTKGKMNITFDTKFGVNTRAVKEYDIIKNPGEYYEVYFERLRQSNIFAGQNYTTATNNAISDLITGGDGLSYNAYNVPNANLIDPSTGKLNPNAKLLYSDDWQKELFKPSVRQEYNVGIQSGSEKLNTYFSLGYLNDEGYLLNSGFKRFSGRSKVDYQITDKLKLSTSLNYSRTDQGAPNSLSGSNQYSNLVGWSRNIAPIFPIWARNTDGSFKYTSNGDRMFDFGSLTNPNGMGLARNYGGGLNAYAKALLDQVRNIEDNINGRASLSWDFYEGFNFTYNFGADIVNGNYNFYGNNVGGDYLSQNGTVRTATSNEQTFNNQQLLSWKKAFGSHTIDIMVGHESNDYTAKMLSGTRSNLVIPGLTNVSNGSRFSDLNGYNDNYNVEGLLSRLNYGYANKYFVNASFRRDGSSVFSPENRWGNFFGLGAAWMVSNEDFLKGNKIVTSLKLKGSYGEQGNDALFYPGTTNINHRSYFGFGRNFKAYESQYENIPDASGNVSIVQVYEGNKDLKWETSKNLNTGFELELFNRINIDAEYFQRKVSDLLFNFPLPSSTGTSFITRNIADMKNEGFELNISADVLKGEDFNWTVYGNTTYYKNTVTSLPNPFTSGTFRFEEGISAYTFNLRKFAGVNSTNGNAAWYKDVKDANGNVVSQTTTEVYADATLYTLDKNANPKFYGGFGTKFGYKGINVSVNFGYQFGGYMYDNIYAGLMQSGTGDVKNYHRDIYNTWTSNNTSAALPAIDRSRDNNMAASDLFLIKSDYISLEDAAITYDLKKDWLPDGLSGVTFGVFGTNLALWSKRKGMDPRLVTVGDALGTNGQTLNRYGAQRTISFGLTVKF, from the coding sequence ATGAATGTTAAACTACGTGTATTAAGTGCTGGAGTTTTGTTCTTTGTTGGAGCACAAACCTTATCTGCACAAAAAAAAGGTAACGACACAATTTCTGAAACAAAAGAAATTGATGAAGTAGTAGTGGTTGCTTTTGGATCACAAAAAAAGCAATCTATAGCTGGATCTGTTGGGAAAATTGACGCGAAAGAATTGGCAAACGCTCAATCAAGTAACGTTATGGGTTCGTTGTCAGGTAAAGTTGGAGGGGTTCAAATTACTACTAATTCTGGTCAGCCTGGAGATCCTCCTCAAGTTAGATTCAGAGGTTTAGGATCATTATCATCTTCTAACAATCCTCTATATGTTGTAGACGGAATGCCTTTCGGGGGGAATATTAACTCTCTGAACAATAACGATATTGAAAATATTACGTTTCTTAAAGATGCTTCTGCTAACGCATTGTACGGAAGTAGAGGGGCGAATGGTGTTGTTATCATCACCACCAAGAAAGGTACAAAAGGAAAAATGAATATTACCTTTGACACAAAGTTTGGTGTTAATACTAGAGCTGTAAAGGAATATGATATTATTAAAAATCCAGGAGAATATTATGAAGTTTATTTCGAAAGATTAAGACAAAGTAATATTTTTGCTGGACAGAATTATACAACTGCTACCAACAATGCAATTAGTGATTTAATTACAGGTGGTGATGGCCTTTCTTATAATGCCTATAATGTGCCTAATGCTAATCTGATTGATCCTTCAACAGGTAAGTTAAATCCAAATGCTAAACTTTTATATAGTGATGACTGGCAAAAAGAATTGTTTAAGCCAAGTGTTAGACAAGAGTATAATGTAGGTATTCAATCTGGTTCTGAGAAATTAAATACATACTTTTCATTAGGATATTTGAATGATGAAGGATATTTATTAAATTCTGGATTTAAAAGATTTTCTGGTCGTTCAAAAGTTGATTATCAGATAACAGATAAATTAAAGCTGAGTACGAGTTTAAATTACTCAAGAACAGATCAAGGTGCTCCAAACTCTTTATCAGGGAGTAATCAATATTCAAATTTAGTAGGCTGGTCAAGAAATATAGCTCCAATTTTTCCAATCTGGGCGAGAAATACAGACGGCAGCTTTAAATATACTTCTAATGGAGATAGAATGTTTGATTTTGGTAGTTTAACCAATCCAAATGGAATGGGTCTAGCTAGAAATTACGGAGGAGGATTAAATGCTTATGCTAAAGCTTTATTGGATCAGGTTCGAAATATAGAAGATAACATCAATGGTAGAGCTAGTCTATCATGGGATTTCTATGAGGGTTTTAATTTCACTTATAATTTTGGGGCTGACATCGTGAATGGAAACTATAATTTCTATGGAAATAATGTTGGAGGTGATTATCTTTCTCAAAACGGTACAGTAAGAACTGCAACATCAAATGAGCAAACATTTAATAACCAGCAATTATTATCTTGGAAAAAAGCATTTGGAAGTCATACTATCGATATAATGGTTGGACATGAGAGTAATGATTATACTGCTAAAATGCTTTCAGGAACCAGATCGAATCTAGTAATACCTGGATTGACTAACGTCAGTAATGGATCCAGATTTAGTGATTTGAATGGTTATAATGATAATTATAATGTAGAAGGTTTACTATCTAGATTAAACTATGGCTATGCAAATAAATATTTTGTTAATGCAAGCTTTAGAAGAGATGGATCTTCTGTTTTTAGTCCTGAAAATCGTTGGGGGAATTTCTTTGGTCTAGGTGCAGCCTGGATGGTTTCTAACGAAGATTTCTTAAAAGGAAACAAAATTGTTACAAGTTTAAAACTTAAAGGTAGCTACGGTGAACAAGGAAATGATGCTTTATTCTACCCAGGTACAACAAATATAAACCACAGAAGTTATTTTGGTTTCGGAAGAAATTTCAAAGCTTATGAATCTCAATATGAAAATATTCCTGATGCTTCTGGAAATGTATCTATTGTTCAGGTTTATGAAGGTAATAAAGACTTGAAGTGGGAAACTTCTAAAAACTTAAATACCGGTTTTGAATTAGAATTATTCAACAGAATAAATATTGATGCAGAATATTTCCAAAGAAAAGTAAGTGATTTATTATTCAACTTTCCTCTTCCTTCTTCTACTGGAACTTCATTTATCACAAGAAATATTGCTGACATGAAAAATGAAGGTTTTGAACTTAATATTTCTGCTGATGTATTAAAAGGAGAGGATTTCAATTGGACTGTTTATGGAAATACCACATATTATAAAAATACCGTAACATCTCTTCCAAATCCATTCACTTCTGGAACATTTAGATTTGAAGAAGGAATTTCGGCATACACATTCAACTTGAGAAAATTTGCCGGAGTAAACAGTACTAATGGAAATGCTGCATGGTATAAAGATGTGAAAGATGCTAACGGGAACGTGGTATCACAAACTACTACAGAAGTGTATGCAGATGCTACATTATATACACTTGACAAAAATGCAAACCCTAAATTTTATGGTGGTTTCGGAACCAAATTCGGATACAAAGGAATTAATGTTTCTGTGAATTTTGGATACCAGTTTGGTGGATATATGTATGATAATATCTATGCAGGATTAATGCAGTCTGGAACCGGAGATGTTAAAAATTATCATAGAGATATCTATAATACTTGGACTTCTAACAATACTTCAGCAGCTTTACCTGCAATTGACAGATCAAGAGATAACAACATGGCTGCTTCAGATCTATTCCTAATTAAATCAGACTACATAAGTCTTGAGGATGCGGCTATTACTTACGATCTGAAAAAAGATTGGTTGCCGGATGGCCTTTCAGGTGTAACTTTCGGTGTATTTGGAACTAACCTTGCTCTTTGGTCTAAAAGAAAAGGAATGGACCCTCGTCTGGTTACAGTAGGAGACGCGTTAGGTACAAATGGACAAACGCTAAACAGATATGGAGCTCAGAGAACAATCTCTTTTGGTTTAACAGTTAAATTTTAG